TACTGGACACCGCGCGGTCCCGCTTCGAGCTGCGCCGGGTGGCCTACGACGTGGACGCCGCGGTGGCCGCGGCCCGGCAGCGGAGCTTTTACGCCGACCCGGACCGGTACGGCGAAGCGCTGCGGGCCGGCACGTGGCCCGCGGACCTGTAACGGCCAGGCACGCGTGTGCGGGCCGAGCCACCTGTCGTCATAGCTTGTCGTAGAGGCAGCGGCAGGATTCAGAGCCCGGATGGTTGAACCCTACATCCGCTTGCAGCCCTGCGACGGCGGCCCCCGGGCCGCCGGAGGGCCCGCATGCGCACGGCGGTACATCCGCCTGCCCGCATGCGGGCCTGAAACGTTGACGAAGGTGGCGAGGAAACTGTGGCCCACATGACCGGCGAGGTGCTGGCCCGGGCGGAGGCGGAGCTGGGCAGGCCGGTGGTCCTCACGTGGCGGTACCCGATCCTGCCTGACGAGATGGCGATGGTGGTCGCCTCCACCCGTGGTCAGCAGCGGCTCCACGACGTGACGCTCTTCATCTTCGACCCGGCCGGCCGGCTGGCCCTGATCCGCAAGCACCACTACCCGCCGGGCATCTGGCGCGCCCCGGGCGGAGGGGTGAAGCCCGGCGAGGAGTTCGCGGCCGGCGCCGCCCGGGAGGGGTGGGAGGAGACGGGGCTGGCTGTGCGCGTGACCCGGTACCTCCTGCGCGTACACGTGACGTTCACCTGCGGCGGCCAGGAGCAGCCCTGGACCACGCACGTGGTGCTGGCGGAGGGGGAAGGGGATCCGGCCACCCGCGACCCCCGGGAGATCGGGGGCGTGAAATGGGGGTCCATGGAGGAACTGTGCGGACCCATCGCCGACGCGATGCTGGCGACGGGCCGCGGCCTCTTCGCCTACC
The nucleotide sequence above comes from Symbiobacterium thermophilum IAM 14863. Encoded proteins:
- a CDS encoding NUDIX hydrolase, which encodes MTGEVLARAEAELGRPVVLTWRYPILPDEMAMVVASTRGQQRLHDVTLFIFDPAGRLALIRKHHYPPGIWRAPGGGVKPGEEFAAGAAREGWEETGLAVRVTRYLLRVHVTFTCGGQEQPWTTHVVLAEGEGDPATRDPREIGGVKWGSMEELCGPIADAMLATGRGLFAYRVALHRQVAQLLP